One window of the Pyrinomonadaceae bacterium genome contains the following:
- a CDS encoding prolyl oligopeptidase family serine peptidase: protein MNSFRRISRSSVALACALVLLATSVAQVRSQQSAQTKRALTHQDYDTWRSIVSPQISRDGKFVAYAYMAQDADSDVVVRNIASGKEWRAPRGYRPPAPPPDVSIPGSAELVAEQARLVRPWFTADTRFVAFGIEPAKAELNKAKKEKKRPEEMPKTALGLMDLSSGEVAKIDRVKSFQVPEDGSGFIAYLKEAKPSGNPAAKDGADAGKTAVPGPKADPSPLAAEPAPTSSPTARETAIAGKPAPGSSPAVREGANAGRMPAPPTGKKKDYGTDLVLRNTTTGAERTFNDVLDYTLSKDAKTLVFTVSAKKEESNGVYVVSTQSEAAPVAVISGKGKYQKLTWDEEQTELAFVSDRDDAEAKQPKFKVYLWDRGSATTVREGANSNHTSPAAPMPAVEVVSSASPGFRKDFVVSDKANLSFSLDGSRLFLGAAPPPEPEKNADEEVSADEKVIADLWHWKDDYIQPIQRVRAEQERQRSYRAVYLTKEKRFVQLADESMENINPSIDGRFAVGSDNRGYRIESDHNPGYSDFYVINASDGSRKLIRQKQRGVSLSPGAKYAIFFDGKDWNSYSVADGRALNLTKSLGVNFFNEDNDSPDLPGSYGVAGWTKDDREVLIYDRYDVWVVSADGSGAKNLTDGVGRRDKLAFRYVRLDPKERSIDPAKPLLLRADNEETRDEGFYRERIGGGLPEKLLMGAKGYNNPTKAKDADVLMFTASRFDEFLDVWVSDINFKNPRKVSNGDAQRAGFNWGTAELVSFKNTDGVPLKGMLLKPDNFDPKKKYPMLVYIYERLTPGLHGFRAPGPGTSINPSYYVSNGYLVFMPDIVYTTGYPGHSAMKCVLPAIQEVVDRGYVDEKAIGIQGHSWGGYQIAYMVTQTNRFRAAAPGAIVANMTSAYSGIRWGSGLPRQFQYEHSQSRIGGSLWEYPMRFLENSPVFRADRVQTPLLMIHNDEDDAVPWYQGIEFYLALRRLGKEVYMFNYNGERHGLRKRINQKDYTRRLQEFFDHNLKGAPEPEWMKKGIPFLQREKEKEKYRVTTDEEPGH, encoded by the coding sequence ATGAATAGTTTTAGACGAATCTCCAGATCGAGTGTGGCTCTGGCTTGTGCGCTGGTATTGCTCGCGACCTCTGTTGCTCAAGTACGCAGTCAGCAATCTGCACAAACTAAGCGTGCCCTTACACACCAGGATTACGACACCTGGCGCTCCATCGTCTCGCCGCAGATTTCGCGCGACGGAAAATTCGTGGCGTACGCGTACATGGCGCAGGACGCTGACAGCGATGTCGTCGTGCGCAATATCGCTAGCGGAAAAGAGTGGCGCGCGCCGCGCGGCTACCGGCCACCAGCTCCGCCGCCCGATGTTTCGATTCCCGGCTCCGCGGAACTGGTCGCCGAACAGGCGCGGCTCGTGCGGCCCTGGTTCACGGCTGACACTCGGTTCGTCGCGTTTGGCATCGAGCCGGCGAAAGCCGAACTCAACAAAGCAAAAAAAGAAAAGAAGCGACCTGAAGAAATGCCGAAGACCGCGCTCGGGCTCATGGATTTATCGAGCGGCGAAGTTGCGAAGATCGATCGCGTGAAGAGCTTTCAGGTGCCGGAAGATGGATCGGGTTTCATCGCCTACTTAAAGGAAGCGAAGCCGAGCGGAAACCCGGCCGCGAAGGACGGCGCAGATGCGGGCAAGACGGCCGTGCCGGGCCCGAAAGCAGATCCGTCTCCGCTAGCGGCAGAGCCCGCACCGACCAGTAGTCCCACCGCGCGCGAGACCGCAATTGCCGGCAAGCCGGCGCCGGGAAGCAGCCCGGCCGTGAGGGAGGGTGCAAATGCGGGCAGGATGCCCGCGCCCCCAACGGGAAAGAAAAAAGACTACGGCACCGATCTCGTCCTGCGAAACACAACGACGGGCGCTGAGCGAACGTTCAACGACGTCCTCGACTACACGTTAAGTAAAGACGCGAAGACGCTGGTCTTCACCGTGTCGGCCAAAAAAGAAGAGTCGAACGGCGTCTATGTCGTGTCCACCCAAAGCGAGGCAGCACCGGTCGCAGTCATTTCCGGCAAAGGGAAATATCAGAAGCTGACATGGGATGAAGAGCAGACAGAACTTGCGTTTGTCAGCGACCGCGACGACGCGGAAGCCAAACAGCCGAAGTTCAAGGTTTACCTATGGGACCGCGGCAGTGCGACGACGGTGCGAGAGGGCGCGAACAGCAACCACACGAGCCCTGCGGCGCCGATGCCGGCCGTCGAAGTTGTTTCCTCAGCCTCGCCCGGATTCCGAAAGGACTTTGTCGTCAGCGACAAAGCAAATCTCAGTTTCTCGCTCGATGGCAGTCGTTTGTTCCTTGGTGCTGCGCCTCCCCCCGAGCCGGAGAAGAATGCTGATGAAGAAGTCTCGGCCGACGAGAAAGTCATCGCTGATCTCTGGCACTGGAAAGACGACTACATCCAGCCGATTCAACGAGTGCGCGCTGAACAGGAGCGGCAACGATCTTATCGCGCCGTTTACCTGACAAAAGAAAAAAGATTCGTGCAGCTCGCCGATGAATCGATGGAAAACATCAACCCATCGATTGATGGCCGCTTTGCCGTGGGCAGCGACAACCGCGGCTATCGGATCGAGAGTGATCACAACCCGGGCTATTCAGACTTCTACGTCATCAATGCCTCTGACGGATCGCGGAAGCTAATTCGCCAGAAGCAACGCGGCGTGTCTCTGTCGCCCGGCGCGAAGTACGCGATTTTCTTCGACGGCAAAGACTGGAACTCTTATTCAGTCGCCGACGGTCGCGCGTTGAATTTGACGAAAAGCCTCGGCGTGAATTTTTTCAATGAAGATAACGATTCGCCCGATTTGCCGGGCTCGTACGGCGTGGCCGGTTGGACGAAAGACGATCGCGAGGTTCTGATTTATGACCGCTACGACGTATGGGTGGTTTCGGCTGACGGCAGCGGCGCGAAGAATCTTACCGACGGGGTCGGCCGCCGCGACAAACTTGCCTTCCGCTACGTCCGTCTCGATCCGAAAGAGCGCTCAATCGATCCCGCCAAGCCTCTGCTGTTGCGCGCTGATAATGAAGAGACTCGCGACGAAGGTTTCTATCGAGAACGCATCGGCGGCGGTCTGCCGGAAAAGCTTCTGATGGGCGCCAAGGGTTACAACAATCCGACCAAAGCGAAAGACGCCGATGTGTTGATGTTCACAGCGTCGCGCTTTGATGAGTTTCTCGACGTCTGGGTCAGCGACATTAACTTCAAGAACCCGCGCAAGGTCAGTAACGGTGATGCACAGCGCGCGGGTTTCAATTGGGGCACGGCGGAACTTGTGAGCTTCAAGAACACCGACGGCGTGCCTTTGAAGGGCATGCTCCTGAAGCCGGACAACTTTGATCCGAAGAAGAAGTACCCGATGCTCGTGTACATTTACGAGCGGCTCACGCCGGGCCTGCACGGCTTTCGCGCGCCGGGGCCGGGCACTTCGATCAATCCGTCGTATTACGTCAGCAACGGCTATCTCGTCTTCATGCCGGACATCGTTTATACGACCGGCTATCCCGGGCACAGCGCAATGAAGTGCGTGCTGCCCGCGATTCAGGAAGTGGTGGATCGCGGTTACGTTGACGAAAAAGCGATCGGAATTCAGGGACACAGTTGGGGTGGCTACCAAATCGCTTACATGGTCACGCAGACGAATCGCTTCCGTGCGGCTGCACCCGGCGCGATCGTGGCAAACATGACCAGCGCCTACAGCGGTATTCGCTGGGGTTCAGGTCTCCCGCGTCAGTTTCAGTACGAGCATTCGCAGTCGCGGATCGGCGGAAGCCTTTGGGAATATCCGATGCGCTTTCTCGAGAACTCGCCGGTCTTCCGCGCTGATCGCGTCCAGACGCCGCTGCTGATGATTCACAACGATGAAGACGACGCGGTGCCATGGTATCAGGGCATCGAGTTTTACCTCGCGCTGCGCCGCCTCGGTAAAGAGGTTTACATGTTCAACTACAACGGCGAGCGGCACGGCCTGCGGAAGCGCATCAATCAGAAAGACTACACGCGCCGCCTGCAGGAGTTCTTCGATCATAACCTGAAGGGCGCGCCCGAGCCTGAATGGATGAAGAAAGGAATTCCGTTCTTGCAGCGCGAGAAGGAGAAAGAAAAGTATCGCGTAACTACGGACGAGGAGCCGGGACACTGA
- a CDS encoding TonB family protein has translation MRTFSQFLLTFLLNASWQILLIAAMASLCDRILTGTAARYRHTVWVVALFLMLLLPVLSSTPNFTAPPRVSISTPPTTEHVPVVVTRISSLAGDEIQAAEEKTPAATVAPTAPTTTERNWSSPIPVKFRLAAAVVAIYALLVLYALLRLARAWRQTRKIVRGAFEIELPESAKSIIETCGRAIATRRVRVLCSSSIPVPITLGVFRPVIILPQSLLLEIDENLLISAVGHELVHIQRRDYLTNLVYEFVYLPVWFHPAAWLIRRRIRQTRELCCDERVTSKLVRPDVYARSLVRMIGTAPLTPRMAADTTIGIVESDNLEGRIMSLLKSRKLTGRRKNILLLIASLLLAVPCIAATPFALSFEINQQEAVGYAQSRDQKEEEKQARLRAEMFEQVQKLKEEERVANPSARREIEQRLREVQKNLEEHQRLMQQNQQLDPKAMDEAKARLRQVQQNLDEHQRLLQKYQQQEGANADRYREAHKRFAELLTKYEESSEMQYAKKYLEAQKSLEQQYYAANPQTRRPRVIRRVEPVYPADAREKNIKGSVVLTMVVDREGNPTDIKVWRSLHPSMDQAAIEAAGQMRFEPALKDGQPVSETLLVEFYFSLESKHTFVMGYGEGKGDGKGQGSGTYIFSQGSGEGAGNSSGQGSGAGAGNDSALRELRLRRERETGTQEDRARRQAELAQGAVITMDRAIQVATSKYPGKVLACSLGRDKDGPVFYHVVIIVSEGDKTATKYVWISALDGTILKTEDEKKPIIRTGTMIEGGVLNGKATSLPLPVYPDIARAARAGGAVTVQIAVDEQGNVVSARPISGHPLLQGAATTAARQAKFSPTFLQGQPVSVSGQLVYSFSVQ, from the coding sequence GTGAGAACCTTTTCGCAGTTCCTGTTAACTTTTCTGCTGAATGCTTCGTGGCAGATTCTTCTGATTGCCGCAATGGCATCTTTGTGCGACCGGATCCTGACCGGCACCGCGGCTCGTTACCGGCACACGGTTTGGGTGGTTGCTTTGTTCTTGATGCTGTTGCTACCAGTGCTCAGCAGCACACCCAATTTTACCGCGCCGCCGCGAGTCTCAATCTCCACGCCGCCCACAACCGAACATGTACCGGTGGTTGTTACCCGAATATCTTCGCTTGCGGGCGACGAGATCCAAGCGGCTGAAGAAAAAACTCCGGCTGCGACCGTGGCCCCGACTGCTCCGACAACCACCGAACGAAATTGGTCGTCGCCGATCCCGGTTAAGTTCCGTCTCGCCGCAGCGGTCGTGGCAATTTATGCCCTGTTGGTTTTATATGCGTTGCTGAGACTCGCTCGGGCCTGGCGCCAGACCCGCAAGATCGTGCGCGGAGCGTTCGAAATAGAACTTCCTGAATCGGCAAAGTCGATTATCGAGACTTGTGGGCGGGCGATCGCGACGCGACGAGTCCGCGTCCTGTGTTCAAGCTCGATTCCCGTACCCATCACGCTTGGCGTCTTTCGTCCCGTCATCATTCTGCCGCAATCACTGTTGCTTGAGATCGATGAGAACCTTTTGATTTCAGCGGTCGGACACGAGTTGGTTCATATTCAGCGCCGCGACTATCTCACGAACCTTGTTTACGAGTTCGTTTATCTTCCGGTGTGGTTTCACCCGGCCGCCTGGTTGATTCGCCGGCGTATTCGGCAGACCCGCGAACTCTGCTGCGACGAACGGGTAACTTCAAAACTGGTGCGACCCGATGTTTATGCGCGTTCCCTGGTGCGGATGATTGGGACTGCGCCGCTTACTCCCCGCATGGCCGCCGATACCACGATCGGCATTGTCGAATCCGATAACCTGGAGGGAAGAATCATGTCTCTACTTAAATCACGCAAACTTACTGGCCGGCGCAAAAATATTTTGCTCTTAATCGCATCGCTGCTCCTCGCCGTTCCCTGCATCGCGGCGACTCCATTCGCGTTAAGTTTCGAGATCAACCAGCAGGAAGCCGTAGGGTACGCGCAAAGTCGTGATCAGAAGGAAGAGGAGAAACAGGCACGATTGCGCGCGGAAATGTTTGAGCAAGTTCAAAAGCTAAAAGAAGAAGAGCGCGTGGCTAATCCGTCAGCGCGAAGGGAAATTGAACAGAGATTGCGCGAAGTCCAGAAGAATCTTGAAGAGCACCAAAGGCTCATGCAGCAGAACCAGCAGTTGGACCCGAAAGCGATGGACGAAGCTAAAGCCAGACTGCGCCAAGTCCAGCAGAACCTGGATGAGCACCAGCGACTCTTGCAAAAGTATCAACAACAGGAAGGAGCAAACGCAGACCGATATCGTGAGGCGCACAAGAGATTTGCTGAGCTCCTGACGAAGTACGAGGAATCTTCGGAGATGCAATATGCGAAGAAGTACCTGGAAGCTCAGAAGTCGCTGGAACAGCAATACTACGCCGCTAATCCACAGACACGCCGGCCCAGAGTCATTCGGCGCGTCGAGCCGGTCTATCCCGCGGACGCTCGTGAAAAGAACATCAAAGGCTCAGTCGTGCTTACAATGGTCGTAGACCGCGAAGGCAATCCCACGGACATAAAGGTTTGGAGGTCGCTGCATCCTTCAATGGATCAGGCCGCTATTGAAGCTGCGGGTCAGATGCGTTTTGAGCCGGCGCTGAAGGATGGTCAACCGGTTTCTGAGACGCTTCTGGTTGAGTTTTATTTCTCCCTGGAATCCAAACATACCTTTGTCATGGGTTATGGTGAGGGTAAGGGCGATGGAAAGGGCCAGGGATCAGGCACGTATATTTTCAGTCAGGGGTCTGGTGAAGGCGCGGGTAATTCCAGTGGGCAGGGCAGCGGCGCAGGCGCCGGTAATGATAGTGCCCTTCGCGAATTGCGTCTGCGCAGAGAGCGAGAGACGGGAACGCAGGAAGATCGAGCTCGCCGGCAAGCCGAGTTGGCCCAGGGCGCAGTCATCACGATGGATCGCGCGATTCAAGTCGCCACCAGCAAATATCCTGGCAAAGTCCTGGCGTGTAGCCTGGGTCGTGACAAAGACGGACCAGTGTTCTATCACGTCGTGATTATCGTTAGTGAAGGCGACAAAACTGCGACGAAGTACGTTTGGATTAGCGCTTTAGACGGAACGATTCTCAAGACTGAAGACGAGAAAAAGCCGATCATAAGAACCGGTACCATGATTGAAGGCGGCGTACTGAATGGTAAGGCCACTAGTTTGCCCTTGCCTGTATATCCGGATATCGCCCGGGCTGCGCGCGCCGGGGGCGCTGTGACGGTTCAAATCGCTGTCGATGAGCAGGGAAACGTGGTTTCTGCGCGGCCAATCTCTGGACATCCTTTGTTGCAAGGAGCGGCGACGACGGCCGCGCGCCAGGCGAAATTTTCGCCAACTTTTCTACAAGGACAGCCGGTTAGCGTTTCAGGCCAGCTCGTTTATAGCTTCAGCGTACAGTAA
- a CDS encoding BlaI/MecI/CopY family transcriptional regulator encodes MARRKAEHLTPLELEIMHVLWEHGPANVQTVQRNLKRELAYTTVQTVLNILHRKSKVQRAMKDRAYFYKPVVSRSHVTGEHMSDILDRLFGGSAESLVMSLLETKHLTPKKLARLQKLLEEEGSK; translated from the coding sequence TTGGCACGACGAAAAGCCGAACATTTGACTCCGCTCGAGCTGGAAATCATGCATGTGCTTTGGGAGCACGGTCCCGCTAACGTCCAGACTGTCCAGCGGAATTTAAAGCGCGAACTGGCGTATACAACTGTTCAGACCGTGCTGAATATTCTGCATCGCAAAAGCAAAGTGCAGCGTGCGATGAAGGACCGCGCGTATTTTTACAAACCTGTCGTCAGCCGGAGTCACGTCACGGGAGAGCACATGAGCGACATTCTCGACCGCTTGTTTGGCGGGTCGGCTGAGAGTCTGGTCATGAGTCTGCTGGAAACAAAACACCTCACCCCGAAGAAGTTGGCGCGCCTGCAAAAGCTTCTGGAAGAAGAGGGATCGAAGTGA
- a CDS encoding SAM-dependent methyltransferase: protein MNLEERLRERIRREGPISFYDWMQAALYDERDGYYCRRDRVRQGRQGDYRTAPEMSPLFGAAFANYFMKSYFDLGAPPSWTIVEIGGGTGDFAHDVLRSLQINFPQVFSATQYIIDEVSADAQSQALSKVAPFKDRLQFCALSEFREPLPHALIFSNELLDAFPVHRVIGRGRGIKELCVAFGDATDKFAWVECKPGGPVAEYCDLIKLQLAEGQIYEVNLRAEQFLSLAAKSIHEGILITVDYGAERPELLSDPNRFSGTLRAFRKHQFVDDILSHPGEHDLTTTIDWTQIMEAGQRHGLETLRFERLNEFLMGEAPMPEIMRAASLVTDPAKQFKLNRDALELFKSDGMAGAFQVLVQRKSRRD, encoded by the coding sequence TTGAATCTCGAAGAACGTCTGCGAGAGCGCATCCGGCGCGAGGGTCCGATCAGCTTTTACGACTGGATGCAGGCCGCGCTTTACGATGAGCGCGACGGTTATTACTGCCGCCGCGACCGCGTGCGCCAGGGCAGGCAAGGGGACTACCGGACCGCGCCGGAGATGAGTCCGTTGTTTGGCGCCGCCTTCGCGAACTACTTCATGAAGTCTTACTTCGATCTGGGCGCACCGCCGTCCTGGACGATTGTCGAGATTGGAGGCGGGACGGGAGATTTCGCACATGATGTCTTACGCAGTCTGCAAATCAACTTTCCGCAAGTCTTTAGCGCCACCCAATATATCATTGATGAAGTCAGCGCTGACGCACAGTCGCAAGCGCTCAGCAAAGTAGCCCCATTCAAAGACCGCCTGCAGTTTTGTGCGCTGAGTGAATTTCGCGAGCCCTTGCCACACGCACTGATCTTTTCTAACGAGTTGCTAGACGCGTTTCCGGTTCATCGCGTCATCGGTCGCGGGCGTGGTATCAAAGAGTTGTGCGTCGCATTTGGCGACGCGACGGACAAGTTCGCGTGGGTGGAATGCAAACCGGGTGGCCCGGTAGCTGAATACTGCGATCTGATTAAGCTCCAACTCGCCGAGGGACAAATTTACGAAGTGAATTTGCGGGCCGAACAGTTCCTTTCATTGGCCGCGAAGTCGATCCATGAGGGCATACTGATCACGGTCGATTATGGCGCCGAACGTCCTGAATTACTTTCCGATCCAAATCGATTTAGCGGCACGCTTCGCGCATTCCGAAAACACCAATTCGTTGATGACATCCTCTCGCATCCGGGAGAGCACGATCTCACGACAACTATCGACTGGACCCAGATCATGGAAGCAGGACAGCGCCACGGCCTCGAGACACTGCGATTTGAACGCCTGAACGAATTCCTCATGGGCGAGGCGCCGATGCCTGAAATCATGAGGGCCGCAAGTCTCGTCACCGATCCGGCGAAACAATTCAAGCTCAACAGAGACGCCCTGGAGTTATTCAAGTCTGACGGCATGGCCGGGGCCTTCCAGGTTCTTGTGCAGCGAAAATCCCGCCGTGATTAG
- a CDS encoding M50 family metallopeptidase, translating into MKYRLADDARPQAKMLMLAAIISVALWFIPFAEILIYPFRIFVTFIHEGGHAIAALLTGNSVHSLSVSMSGSGEVYSTQGGTFSQMFVSSAGYLGAMAFGAVLLVLIRKAAAARVILFACAFLILFLTFVFGFLTPIFAAPGASWAGVPFTFIAGVVISFGLYAMGRWTGERVALFIVSMIAVQCILNALLDLKTVFFLSSPFGPVVPNDAVNMANATGVPAMFWAVLWIAVAFGILLLALRLYVSARDRAFDKQQDLPFESNVEI; encoded by the coding sequence ATGAAATACCGACTTGCTGATGATGCTCGACCGCAGGCGAAGATGCTTATGCTCGCCGCGATTATTTCCGTCGCGCTCTGGTTCATTCCGTTTGCGGAAATCCTAATTTATCCGTTTCGCATCTTCGTAACCTTCATCCATGAAGGCGGACATGCCATTGCGGCCCTGCTGACAGGAAATTCGGTGCACAGCCTCAGCGTTTCCATGAGCGGCAGCGGCGAAGTCTACTCGACGCAGGGCGGCACGTTCTCGCAGATGTTTGTCTCAAGCGCGGGCTATCTCGGTGCGATGGCCTTCGGGGCGGTACTGCTCGTTCTAATTCGTAAAGCGGCTGCAGCGCGCGTGATTCTTTTTGCCTGCGCGTTCCTCATCCTCTTCCTCACTTTTGTATTTGGCTTTCTTACGCCGATATTTGCGGCCCCCGGCGCGTCCTGGGCAGGCGTCCCATTTACGTTTATCGCCGGTGTGGTGATCTCGTTCGGCCTTTACGCGATGGGCCGGTGGACGGGAGAACGCGTCGCTCTCTTCATCGTCAGCATGATCGCGGTGCAATGCATTCTGAATGCTCTGCTCGATCTCAAGACCGTCTTCTTCCTTTCATCGCCCTTTGGACCCGTTGTTCCCAATGACGCAGTGAACATGGCGAACGCTACGGGCGTGCCGGCGATGTTCTGGGCCGTGTTGTGGATCGCTGTGGCGTTCGGAATTCTGTTGCTGGCTTTGCGGCTTTACGTCTCAGCACGCGACCGCGCCTTCGACAAGCAGCAGGACTTGCCGTTCGAAAGTAACGTAGAAATCTAA
- the moaC gene encoding cyclic pyranopterin monophosphate synthase MoaC, which yields MSELTHIDAEGRARMVDTSAKPNTARRAVASAVVRMSAQTVAAVRNHQTPKGDPLETARLAGVMAGKRTAELIPLCHPLPLTHMDVRAETKDDGVYLEAEVSTHAQTGVEMEALTAVSVAALTVYDMCKALDKSMTITDVRLELKTGGKSGDYRRET from the coding sequence ATGAGCGAGCTCACGCACATCGACGCCGAGGGCCGCGCACGCATGGTGGATACCTCGGCGAAGCCAAACACCGCGCGTCGCGCCGTTGCCTCCGCGGTAGTAAGGATGTCCGCGCAAACCGTTGCCGCCGTTCGCAATCATCAAACGCCTAAAGGTGATCCGCTCGAGACGGCCCGGCTCGCCGGCGTGATGGCGGGGAAGAGAACTGCGGAACTGATTCCGCTTTGTCATCCGCTGCCCTTGACGCATATGGATGTTCGCGCGGAGACGAAAGACGATGGGGTTTATCTCGAAGCCGAAGTCTCGACGCATGCCCAGACCGGCGTTGAGATGGAAGCTCTCACGGCGGTTTCAGTGGCCGCGCTCACCGTCTATGACATGTGCAAAGCTTTGGATAAATCGATGACCATTACGGACGTGCGGTTAGAGCTGAAAACGGGCGGCAAATCCGGCGATTATCGGCGCGAAACCTGA